One Mycoavidus sp. B2-EB genomic region harbors:
- a CDS encoding septation protein A — MKFLFDLFPVALFFVAFKVWGIFVATAVTIVATLAQIAWVAFRHRKVEPALWVSLGVIVVLGGSTLLLRDEMFIKWKPTVLYWVFALTLIISRCAFDKNLMQAMLGKKIVMPQRAWSALNSAWAGFFVVLGCLNLAIAYQFSTDTWVNFKLFGGTALMFIFIILQSIWLTRYLKSE; from the coding sequence ATGAAATTCTTATTCGATCTTTTTCCTGTGGCCCTTTTTTTTGTGGCTTTCAAAGTGTGGGGTATCTTTGTTGCAACTGCTGTAACAATTGTTGCAACACTGGCGCAAATCGCCTGGGTTGCCTTCCGCCATCGTAAGGTGGAGCCTGCTTTATGGGTAAGCTTAGGGGTGATTGTGGTGCTCGGCGGCTCGACGCTTTTGTTGCGTGATGAAATGTTTATCAAATGGAAACCCACCGTCCTGTACTGGGTATTTGCGTTAACTCTGATCATTTCGCGATGCGCTTTTGATAAAAATTTAATGCAAGCGATGCTGGGTAAAAAAATCGTCATGCCGCAGCGCGCTTGGAGCGCATTGAATTCGGCTTGGGCTGGCTTTTTTGTGGTCTTAGGCTGCTTAAATTTGGCGATTGCGTATCAGTTCTCAACCGATACTTGGGTTAACTTCAAGCTTTTCGGTGGCACCGCTTTGATGTTTATTTTTATCATTCTCCAAAGCATTTGGTTAACCCGATATTTAAAAAGTGAGTAA
- the msrB gene encoding peptide-methionine (R)-S-oxide reductase MsrB, protein MDPKDTYKKSAQEWRQQLSDIAYKVTRQAATEPAFSGAYWDHWQAGVYQCVGCGTPLFESVAKFDATCGWPSFDRPVASENIEEKIDHSHQMTRVEVRCQKCAAHLGHVFTDGPTQTGLRYCINSAALQFDPKPE, encoded by the coding sequence ATGGACCCCAAAGATACGTACAAAAAATCTGCCCAAGAATGGCGCCAACAGCTCTCTGATATAGCCTATAAAGTGACGCGGCAAGCGGCCACTGAGCCAGCTTTCAGCGGTGCTTACTGGGATCATTGGCAAGCGGGTGTGTATCAATGTGTGGGTTGTGGCACGCCACTTTTTGAGTCTGTGGCCAAATTTGATGCGACGTGTGGCTGGCCAAGTTTTGATCGGCCGGTGGCCAGTGAGAACATTGAAGAGAAGATCGACCACTCTCATCAAATGACACGGGTTGAAGTCCGTTGTCAGAAGTGCGCAGCCCACCTCGGGCATGTATTTACCGATGGTCCAACGCAAACTGGGCTACGCTACTGTATTAACTCAGCTGCGTTACAATTCGATCCTAAACCTGAATAG